The region ATACAGGCTTCGATTAAGGACAAACCAATTCCCATTCTCTCTTGACTGCAGGTTGTTGTCCCTAAGCGCCGCTTGGACTCTAAATCAGAGATTCCACAGCCATTGTCTTTTACCTCCACATTTACTTGTTGCCCTGATAGTCGTGCCGTTACCATTATCAAGCCTTCTGCTTGAGGATAGGCATGGACTACAATATTGGTTACGGCCTCGGAAACCGCAGTACTAATGTCGGCCAATTCAGGAACGGTAGGGTCTAGCTGGCTGACGAAAGCGGCTACAGCGGTGCGCGCAAAGGCGAC is a window of Bacillota bacterium DNA encoding:
- a CDS encoding anti-sigma F factor; amino-acid sequence: MADNYMYLEFPSKPENVAFARTAVAAFVSQLDPTVPELADISTAVSEAVTNIVVHAYPQAEGLIMVTARLSGQQVNVEVKDNGCGISDLESKRRLGTTTCSQERMGIGLSLIEACMDQVDIQSKEGEGTCLFMTKRLGQQGGGLDND